One window of the Lepisosteus oculatus isolate fLepOcu1 chromosome 24, fLepOcu1.hap2, whole genome shotgun sequence genome contains the following:
- the LOC102691045 gene encoding histone-lysine N-methyltransferase EHMT1-like isoform X5, with translation MKTEVMKEPVSREGETGSERSAESGKMAADAELNGMGESHQSSPRISPDGGKAALKQSDLNNRLSRASENGVPERAGEPGRPPPGKPADPPQASVTGSNGFILSKQPAAPEAAPYRTSGASAGSSLVGHAAKTLPSPSASRARGPGAARSEGAPGGAGWTPGRPGEDKSEAEAKNGASQDLHPPVTIHRARKTMARPAASQTTLKLLNREPKEPSAGKEGGRSGAEPGKPPQAPSSQNQLPRSQNDAAATAKPPPAAAGSRKKKRRMGTYSLAPKKKPKVLKQRSVLEMFKNMTHPPSGAQKESAQVNGETVENETEEEESEEGEDSEEEEEQASERPREEWLPAGGGDLGTTPMEGCLTTANATHKGEAEEEEQESEESAEEEEGEEEGNESDLSSGSSVRKRLKKKGKSDSPWLRPARKRKRKSRPKAEGAAGNEAEPHAQADHSKEYTEVPLDALDLKVQEELLSSQHRGASGSSEAMDVDAVQELPLCSCRMETPKSREILTLANKKCMATESVDGQLSRCQSGVMKHEMMRPSNSVQLLVLCEDHRAGMVKHQCCPGCGYFCRAGTFMECQPDSNISHRFHQDCASVMDGRSFCPHCGEEAGKAKEVTIAKADTTSMVPVAPGQEPPPATEGKADTTTGGTSRMRLASEDKADSSAPKPSEASDSSGSPSSSRWGAVTPSSGMSQGPAKETLESVLLALDAEKPKKLRFHPKQLYISAKQGELQKVLMMLVDGIDPNFKMESQSKRTPLHVAAEAGHQEICHMLVQAGANLDMCDEDQRTPLMDAAENSHLETVKYLLSAGAIVTHKDVEGSTCLHLAAKKGHYDVVEHLLDTGSIDINCQDDGGWTPMIWATEYKHIDEVKLLLSRGADINIRDKEENICLHWAAFSGCVDIAEILLNAKSDLHVVNVHGDSPLHIAARENRHDCVALFLSRGADVSLKNREGETPLECCSLNSKVWAALQMSKKLKDATAHKSGQEERVINRDIARGYERVPVPCVNGVDNEPCPSNYKYVPDNCVTSPMNIDKNITHLQYCVCEDDCSSTSCMCGQLSLRCWFDREGRLQPEFCREEPPLIFECNHACSCWRTCRNRVVQNGLRTRLQLFRTRKMGWGVRTLQDIPQGTFVCEYVGELISDSEADVRQDDSYLFDLDNKVGDVYCIDARFYGNVSRFINHMCEPNLFPVRVFTSHQDLRFPRIAFFSTRDISAGDELGFDYGDRFWEVKSKYFSCLCSSPKCKHSAAAIAQRQADSTPDEAPHSALPDTSSAAAPSSPSSPS, from the exons ATGAAGACGGAGGTGATGAAGGAGCCGGTCAGCAGGGAAGGAG AGACGGGATCGGAGAGGAGCGCGGAGTCCGGCAAGATGGCGGCCGACGCGGAGCTGAACGGCATGGGCGAGAGCCACCAGAGCTCCCCCAGGATCTCCCCGGACGGCGGCAAGGCCGCGCTGAAGCAGTCGGACCTCAATAACAGACTGAGCCGGGCCAGCGAGAACGGGGTGCCCGAGCGGGCCGGAGAGCCGGGCCGCCCCCCCCCGGGCAAGCCTGCGGACCCCCCCCAGGCCTCGGTGACCGGGAGCAACGGCTTCATCCTCAGCAAGCAGCCGGCGGCGCCGGAGGCCGCCCCCTACAGGACTAGCGGCGCGAGCGCGGGCTCGTCTCTGGTCGGCCACGCCGCCAAGACCCTGCCGTCGCCGTCGGCCAGCCGGGCCAGGGGCCCCGGCGCGGCCCGGAGCGAGGGGGCCCCGGGGGGGGCGGGGTGGACCCCCGGCCGGCCCGGGGAGGACAAGTCGGAAGCCGAAGCCAAGAACGGCGCGAGCCAGGACCTCCACCCGCCGGTGACGATACACAGGGCCCGGAAGACCATGGCGCGGCCGGCCGCCAGCCAGACGACACTAAAG CTCCTCAACAGGGAGCCGAAGGAGCCGAGCGCCGGGAAGGAGGGGGGCAGGAGCGGCGCGGAGCCCGGGAAGCCGCCCCAGGCGCCCTCCTCGCAGAACCAGCTACCTCGGAGCCAGAACGACGCCGCGGCCACGGCCAAGCCCCCGCCAG CCGCTGCCGGGTCCcggaagaagaagaggaggatgGGGACGTACAGTCTCGCCCCCAAGAAGAAACCCAAAGTGCTGAAGCAGCGATCGGTGCTGGAGATGTTCAAGAACATGACCCACCCCCCCTCGGGGGCTCAG AAAGAGAGTGCGCAGGTGAACGGAGAGACCGTGGAAAACGAGACCGAGGAGgaggagtccgaggagggagaggactcggaggaagaggaggagcaggcgAGCGAGCGTCCCAGGGAGGAGTGGCTGCCGGCGGGGGGGGGTGACCTTGGGACCACGCCAATGGAGGGGTGCCTGACGACGGCGAACGCCACCCACAAG GGGGAGgccgaggaggaggagcaggaatCAGAAGAATCGGCGGAGGAGGAAGAAGGGGAAGAAGAAGGGAACGAATCGGATTTG AGCTCCGGGTCCAGCGTGAGGAAGAGGCTGAAGAAGAAGGGGAAGAGCGACAGTCCCTGGCTGCGGCCCGCCAGGAAGCGCAAGCGGAAGAGCCGGCCCAAAGCCGAGGGGGCCGCAG GGAATGAGGCGGAGCCCCACGCCCAGGCTGACCACAGTAAGGAATACACTGAAGTGCCCCTGGACGCGCTGGACCTGAAGGTGCAGGAGGAGCTGCTCTCTTCACAGCACAGAG GTGCGTCCGGGAGCTCGGAAGCCATGGATGTGGATGCCGTGCAGGAGCTGCCCCTGTGCAGCTGCAGGATGGAGACGCCCAAGAGCCGGGAGATCCTGACACTGGCCAACAAGAAGTGTATGGCCACTGAGAGCGTGGATGGGCAG ctgagCCGGTGCCAGAGCGGAGTGATGAAGCACGAGATGATGCGCCCGTCCAACTCGGTCCAGCTGCTGGTGCTGTGTGAGGACCACCGCGCCGGCATGGTGAAGCACCAGTGCTGCCCCGGCTGCGGCTACTTCTGCAGAGCG GGCACGTTCATGGAATGCCAGCCGGACAGCAACATCTCGCACCGCTTCCACCAGGACTGCGCCTCGGTGATGGACGGGCGGAGCTTCTGCCCGCACTGCGGGGAGGAGGCCGGCAAGGCCAAGGAGGTCACCATCGCCAAGGCCGACACCACCTCCATGGTGCCCGTGGCCCCCGGCCAGGAGCCCCCCCCCGCCACCGAGGGGAAGGCCGACACCACCACAGGCGG cACTTCCCGAATGAGGCTGGCCAGCGAGGACAAGGCGGACAGCTCCGCGCCCAAGCCCTCGGAGGCGTCGGACTCGTCGGGGTCGCCCAGCAGCTCGCGGTGGGGGGCGGTGACCCCCTCCTCCGGGATGTCGCAGGGACCAGCCAAAGAAACCCTGGAGAGCGTTCTCCTGGCGCTGGATGCTGAGAA GCCTAAGAAGCTGAGGTTTCACCCAAAGCAGCTGTACATCTCTGCCAAGCAAGGGGAGCTCCAGAAAGTGCTCATGATGCTGG TGGACGGGATCGACCCCAACTTCAAGATGGAAAGCCAGAGCAAGCGCACGCCCCTCCACGTGGCGGCCGAGGCCGGGCACCAGGAGATCTGCCACATGCTGGTGCAG GCCGGAGCCAATCTGGACATGTGCGACGAGGACCAGAGGACGCCACTCATGGACGCCGCGGAGAACAGCCACCTGGAAACTGTGAAGTACCTGCTGAGCGCGGGGGCCATCGTCACCCACAAG GACGTCGAGGGCTCGACCTGCCTCCACCTCGCTGCCAAAAAGGGGCATTACGACGTCGTGGAGCACCTGCTGGACACCGGATCGATAGACATCAACTGCCAG GACGACGGGGGCTGGACACCCATGATTTGGGCGACAGAATACAAGCACATAGACGAGGTCAAACTGCTGCTCTCTCGGGGCGCCGACATCAACATCCGAGACAAG GAGGAGAACATCTGTCTGCACTGGGCGGCCTTCTCGGGGTGCGTGGACATCGCCGAGATCCTGCTGAACGCGAAGAGCGACCTCCACGTCGTGAACGTCCACGGGGACTCGCCGCTGCACATCGCCGCGCGGGAGAACCGGCACGACTGCGTGGC GCTGTTCCTCTCCCGCGGGGCTGACGTCAGCCTGAAGAACAGGGAAGGGGAGACGCCCCTGGAGTGCTGCAGCCTCAACTCCAAGGTGTGGGCGGCCCTGCAGATGAGCAAGAAGCTGAAGGACGCGACGGCGCACAAGAGCGGGCAGGAGGAGAGGGTCATCAACAG GGACATTGCGCGCGGGTACGAGAGGGTCCCCGTGCCCTGTGTGAACGGCGTGGACAACGAGCCCTGCCCCAGCAACTACAAGTACGTCCCCGACAACTGCGTCACCTCCCCCATGAACATTGACAAGAACATCACGCACCTGCAG TACTGCGTCTGTGAAGACGACTGCTCCTCCACGAGCTGCATGTGTGGTCAGCTCAGTCTGCGCTGCTGGTTCGACAGG GAGGGCCGCCTGCAGCCGGAGTTCTGCCGGGAGGAGCCGCCGCTCATCTTCGAGTGCAACCACGCCTGCTCGTGCTGGAGGACCTGCAGGAACCGCGTGGTGCAGAACGGACTGCG GACACGACTGCAGCTCTTTCGGACCAGAAAGATGGGCTGGGGAGTGCGGACCCTGCAGGACATCCCCCAGGGCACGTTCGTGTGCGA GTACGTCGGGGAGCTTATTTCCGATTCGGAGGCAGACGTCAGGCAGGACGACTCGTACCTCTTTGACCTAGACAACAAG GTGGGGGACGTGTACTGCATCGATGCGCGCTTCTACGGGAACGTCAGCCGGTTCATCAACCACATGTGTGAGCCCAACCTGTTCCCCGTGCGGGTCTTCACCTCCCACCAGGACCTGCGCTTCCCCCGCATCGCCTTCTTCAGCACCCGGGACATCTCCGCGGGGGACGAGCTCGG GTTCGACTACGGCGACCGCTTCTGGGAGGTCAAGTCCAAGTACTTCAGCTGCCTGTGCTCCTCCCCCAAGTGCAAGCACTCGGCGGCGGCCATCGCACAGAGGCAGGCCGACAGCACGCCGGACGAGGCCCCGCACAGCGCGCTGCCCGACACCAGCTCCGCCGCCGCCCCCTCCAGCCCCTCCAGCCCCTCCTGA
- the LOC102691045 gene encoding histone-lysine N-methyltransferase EHMT1-like isoform X4 yields MEAIIRKQPTGAAKRGARKGEVMKTEVMKEPVSREGETGSERSAESGKMAADAELNGMGESHQSSPRISPDGGKAALKQSDLNNRLSRASENGVPERAGEPGRPPPGKPADPPQASVTGSNGFILSKQPAAPEAAPYRTSGASAGSSLVGHAAKTLPSPSASRARGPGAARSEGAPGGAGWTPGRPGEDKSEAEAKNGASQDLHPPVTIHRARKTMARPAASQTTLKLLNREPKEPSAGKEGGRSGAEPGKPPQAPSSQNQLPRSQNDAAATAKPPPAAAGSRKKKRRMGTYSLAPKKKPKVLKQRSVLEMFKNMTHPPSGAQKESAQVNGETVENETEEEESEEGEDSEEEEEQASERPREEWLPAGGGDLGTTPMEGCLTTANATHKGEAEEEEQESEESAEEEEGEEEGNESDLSSGSSVRKRLKKKGKSDSPWLRPARKRKRKSRPKAEGAAGNEAEPHAQADHSKEYTEVPLDALDLKVQEELLSSQHRGASGSSEAMDVDAVQELPLCSCRMETPKSREILTLANKKCMATESVDGQLSRCQSGVMKHEMMRPSNSVQLLVLCEDHRAGMVKHQCCPGCGYFCRAGTFMECQPDSNISHRFHQDCASVMDGRSFCPHCGEEAGKAKEVTIAKADTTSMVPVAPGQEPPPATEGKADTTTGGTSRMRLASEDKADSSAPKPSEASDSSGSPSSSRWGAVTPSSGMSQGPAKETLESVLLALDAEKPKKLRFHPKQLYISAKQGELQKVLMMLVDGIDPNFKMESQSKRTPLHVAAEAGHQEICHMLVQAGANLDMCDEDQRTPLMDAAENSHLETVKYLLSAGAIVTHKDVEGSTCLHLAAKKGHYDVVEHLLDTGSIDINCQDDGGWTPMIWATEYKHIDEVKLLLSRGADINIRDKEENICLHWAAFSGCVDIAEILLNAKSDLHVVNVHGDSPLHIAARENRHDCVALKNREGETPLECCSLNSKVWAALQMSKKLKDATAHKSGQEERVINRDIARGYERVPVPCVNGVDNEPCPSNYKYVPDNCVTSPMNIDKNITHLQYCVCEDDCSSTSCMCGQLSLRCWFDREGRLQPEFCREEPPLIFECNHACSCWRTCRNRVVQNGLRTRLQLFRTRKMGWGVRTLQDIPQGTFVCEYVGELISDSEADVRQDDSYLFDLDNKVGDVYCIDARFYGNVSRFINHMCEPNLFPVRVFTSHQDLRFPRIAFFSTRDISAGDELGFDYGDRFWEVKSKYFSCLCSSPKCKHSAAAIAQRQADSTPDEAPHSALPDTSSAAAPSSPSSPS; encoded by the exons atgGAAGCCATCATTAGAAAGCAG CCCACAGGTGCGGCCAAGCGGGGCGCGAGGAAGGGAGAAGTCATGAAGACGGAGGTGATGAAGGAGCCGGTCAGCAGGGAAGGAG AGACGGGATCGGAGAGGAGCGCGGAGTCCGGCAAGATGGCGGCCGACGCGGAGCTGAACGGCATGGGCGAGAGCCACCAGAGCTCCCCCAGGATCTCCCCGGACGGCGGCAAGGCCGCGCTGAAGCAGTCGGACCTCAATAACAGACTGAGCCGGGCCAGCGAGAACGGGGTGCCCGAGCGGGCCGGAGAGCCGGGCCGCCCCCCCCCGGGCAAGCCTGCGGACCCCCCCCAGGCCTCGGTGACCGGGAGCAACGGCTTCATCCTCAGCAAGCAGCCGGCGGCGCCGGAGGCCGCCCCCTACAGGACTAGCGGCGCGAGCGCGGGCTCGTCTCTGGTCGGCCACGCCGCCAAGACCCTGCCGTCGCCGTCGGCCAGCCGGGCCAGGGGCCCCGGCGCGGCCCGGAGCGAGGGGGCCCCGGGGGGGGCGGGGTGGACCCCCGGCCGGCCCGGGGAGGACAAGTCGGAAGCCGAAGCCAAGAACGGCGCGAGCCAGGACCTCCACCCGCCGGTGACGATACACAGGGCCCGGAAGACCATGGCGCGGCCGGCCGCCAGCCAGACGACACTAAAG CTCCTCAACAGGGAGCCGAAGGAGCCGAGCGCCGGGAAGGAGGGGGGCAGGAGCGGCGCGGAGCCCGGGAAGCCGCCCCAGGCGCCCTCCTCGCAGAACCAGCTACCTCGGAGCCAGAACGACGCCGCGGCCACGGCCAAGCCCCCGCCAG CCGCTGCCGGGTCCcggaagaagaagaggaggatgGGGACGTACAGTCTCGCCCCCAAGAAGAAACCCAAAGTGCTGAAGCAGCGATCGGTGCTGGAGATGTTCAAGAACATGACCCACCCCCCCTCGGGGGCTCAG AAAGAGAGTGCGCAGGTGAACGGAGAGACCGTGGAAAACGAGACCGAGGAGgaggagtccgaggagggagaggactcggaggaagaggaggagcaggcgAGCGAGCGTCCCAGGGAGGAGTGGCTGCCGGCGGGGGGGGGTGACCTTGGGACCACGCCAATGGAGGGGTGCCTGACGACGGCGAACGCCACCCACAAG GGGGAGgccgaggaggaggagcaggaatCAGAAGAATCGGCGGAGGAGGAAGAAGGGGAAGAAGAAGGGAACGAATCGGATTTG AGCTCCGGGTCCAGCGTGAGGAAGAGGCTGAAGAAGAAGGGGAAGAGCGACAGTCCCTGGCTGCGGCCCGCCAGGAAGCGCAAGCGGAAGAGCCGGCCCAAAGCCGAGGGGGCCGCAG GGAATGAGGCGGAGCCCCACGCCCAGGCTGACCACAGTAAGGAATACACTGAAGTGCCCCTGGACGCGCTGGACCTGAAGGTGCAGGAGGAGCTGCTCTCTTCACAGCACAGAG GTGCGTCCGGGAGCTCGGAAGCCATGGATGTGGATGCCGTGCAGGAGCTGCCCCTGTGCAGCTGCAGGATGGAGACGCCCAAGAGCCGGGAGATCCTGACACTGGCCAACAAGAAGTGTATGGCCACTGAGAGCGTGGATGGGCAG ctgagCCGGTGCCAGAGCGGAGTGATGAAGCACGAGATGATGCGCCCGTCCAACTCGGTCCAGCTGCTGGTGCTGTGTGAGGACCACCGCGCCGGCATGGTGAAGCACCAGTGCTGCCCCGGCTGCGGCTACTTCTGCAGAGCG GGCACGTTCATGGAATGCCAGCCGGACAGCAACATCTCGCACCGCTTCCACCAGGACTGCGCCTCGGTGATGGACGGGCGGAGCTTCTGCCCGCACTGCGGGGAGGAGGCCGGCAAGGCCAAGGAGGTCACCATCGCCAAGGCCGACACCACCTCCATGGTGCCCGTGGCCCCCGGCCAGGAGCCCCCCCCCGCCACCGAGGGGAAGGCCGACACCACCACAGGCGG cACTTCCCGAATGAGGCTGGCCAGCGAGGACAAGGCGGACAGCTCCGCGCCCAAGCCCTCGGAGGCGTCGGACTCGTCGGGGTCGCCCAGCAGCTCGCGGTGGGGGGCGGTGACCCCCTCCTCCGGGATGTCGCAGGGACCAGCCAAAGAAACCCTGGAGAGCGTTCTCCTGGCGCTGGATGCTGAGAA GCCTAAGAAGCTGAGGTTTCACCCAAAGCAGCTGTACATCTCTGCCAAGCAAGGGGAGCTCCAGAAAGTGCTCATGATGCTGG TGGACGGGATCGACCCCAACTTCAAGATGGAAAGCCAGAGCAAGCGCACGCCCCTCCACGTGGCGGCCGAGGCCGGGCACCAGGAGATCTGCCACATGCTGGTGCAG GCCGGAGCCAATCTGGACATGTGCGACGAGGACCAGAGGACGCCACTCATGGACGCCGCGGAGAACAGCCACCTGGAAACTGTGAAGTACCTGCTGAGCGCGGGGGCCATCGTCACCCACAAG GACGTCGAGGGCTCGACCTGCCTCCACCTCGCTGCCAAAAAGGGGCATTACGACGTCGTGGAGCACCTGCTGGACACCGGATCGATAGACATCAACTGCCAG GACGACGGGGGCTGGACACCCATGATTTGGGCGACAGAATACAAGCACATAGACGAGGTCAAACTGCTGCTCTCTCGGGGCGCCGACATCAACATCCGAGACAAG GAGGAGAACATCTGTCTGCACTGGGCGGCCTTCTCGGGGTGCGTGGACATCGCCGAGATCCTGCTGAACGCGAAGAGCGACCTCCACGTCGTGAACGTCCACGGGGACTCGCCGCTGCACATCGCCGCGCGGGAGAACCGGCACGACTGCGTGGC CCTGAAGAACAGGGAAGGGGAGACGCCCCTGGAGTGCTGCAGCCTCAACTCCAAGGTGTGGGCGGCCCTGCAGATGAGCAAGAAGCTGAAGGACGCGACGGCGCACAAGAGCGGGCAGGAGGAGAGGGTCATCAACAG GGACATTGCGCGCGGGTACGAGAGGGTCCCCGTGCCCTGTGTGAACGGCGTGGACAACGAGCCCTGCCCCAGCAACTACAAGTACGTCCCCGACAACTGCGTCACCTCCCCCATGAACATTGACAAGAACATCACGCACCTGCAG TACTGCGTCTGTGAAGACGACTGCTCCTCCACGAGCTGCATGTGTGGTCAGCTCAGTCTGCGCTGCTGGTTCGACAGG GAGGGCCGCCTGCAGCCGGAGTTCTGCCGGGAGGAGCCGCCGCTCATCTTCGAGTGCAACCACGCCTGCTCGTGCTGGAGGACCTGCAGGAACCGCGTGGTGCAGAACGGACTGCG GACACGACTGCAGCTCTTTCGGACCAGAAAGATGGGCTGGGGAGTGCGGACCCTGCAGGACATCCCCCAGGGCACGTTCGTGTGCGA GTACGTCGGGGAGCTTATTTCCGATTCGGAGGCAGACGTCAGGCAGGACGACTCGTACCTCTTTGACCTAGACAACAAG GTGGGGGACGTGTACTGCATCGATGCGCGCTTCTACGGGAACGTCAGCCGGTTCATCAACCACATGTGTGAGCCCAACCTGTTCCCCGTGCGGGTCTTCACCTCCCACCAGGACCTGCGCTTCCCCCGCATCGCCTTCTTCAGCACCCGGGACATCTCCGCGGGGGACGAGCTCGG GTTCGACTACGGCGACCGCTTCTGGGAGGTCAAGTCCAAGTACTTCAGCTGCCTGTGCTCCTCCCCCAAGTGCAAGCACTCGGCGGCGGCCATCGCACAGAGGCAGGCCGACAGCACGCCGGACGAGGCCCCGCACAGCGCGCTGCCCGACACCAGCTCCGCCGCCGCCCCCTCCAGCCCCTCCAGCCCCTCCTGA